In the genome of Arachis stenosperma cultivar V10309 chromosome 6, arast.V10309.gnm1.PFL2, whole genome shotgun sequence, the window GGTCGAAACGCATTTTAGAAGGGGTGTAGAGATTCCTCTCTTTTATAGGGCATCATGCACTATggtgtagtattgtgcttcTCGCACTAATCTTTTTGCCTCCTTTTTATCTGCAGGGAGCATGTCGGacttgaggtagttgattatgggagtcatccatccttggtccTGTCCTGATATGGTTAGGATCTTCTCTTCCTCAGAGATTGATGAATCTTGCAGTGTTTCTTGAATGAGGCTCCCattattgccccctggtttggtgttggctagtttcgaaagtgcatcagctcaggcattttgttcccgaggtatatgTCGAACTTCGTATCCCCCAAATTGttcgagctgttctttggttttgtCCAGGTATTTTTGCATAATGAGATCCTTAGCTTGATAGCTCCCTTTTACTTGTGAGGTGACTACATGTGAGTCGCTAAAGATGGTGAGCTTTTGAATTCCTACCACcgtagccagcttcaaaccagccaGTAGGGCTTCATAttcagcttggttgtttgaggcagggaactTGAACTTtaatgagagttcgatttgggttccctgatcGCTCTCTAGGATTACGTCCGCACCACTCCTAGATTTGTTCGAGGAGCCATTGACGTAAAGGTTCCACTTTATGGGGGTGCccggggtgtcagtgtactctACGATAAAATCGGCCAGATATTGTGACTTAATGGCTGTCCGAGCTTCGTATTTGTGGTCGAATTCGGATAACTTGACTGCCCACTGTAAGATTCTTCTCGTTAGATCCGTCTTCTGTAGGATGCCCTTTATGTGCTGGTTGGTCTGTACTCTGATAATGTGAGCTTGAAAATATGGGTGGAGTCATCGAGAAGTAAGTATAAGGGCATATGCAAactttctatcttttgatagtttattTCAGCCCCTTGTAGAGCTTTACTGATAAAATAaatgggttgttgcccactttcGTCTTCTTTGACCAGTGCTGATGCTGTTGCCCGACTTCCTATGGCGAGATATAGTATGAGTTCCTCGTCTTCCCGTGGTCGGGTAAGTATTGGTGGTTGCcccaaaaatttcttgaaatCCTGGAAAGCTTGTTCGCATTTTAGGGTCTATTcaaacttctttcccttccttaatgTTACATAGAAGTGAAGAGATCTCAAGGCTGATCCAGCTAAGAATCTGGAAAGGGCTGCCAGTCTTCTGTTGAGCTGTTGTACCTCCTTGACGCAGGTCAgacttttcatattgagtatagcctggcatttatctgggTTTGCCTCAATTCCTTTCTGGGTGAGCATGAATCCTAGgaatttgccagcttctaccGCGAAGGTGCATTTTACTGGGTTGAGTCGCATcccatgctttcttatggtgtcgaacactATGGTGAGGTCGGATAACAGCGATTCCTCACTTTGTTCATCAGTCTTTGGTATGTAGCCCCTGCGTTTTTTAGTCCGAAAGGCATGACTATGTAACAATAGTTCGCTCTTGAGGAtaagaacgaggtcttttcttggtcaggcAGGTACATTGGTATTTGGTTGTATCTGGAATAGGCATCCATGAAGGAAAGGTACTTATATCCGGAAGAGGCATCCACTAGGCTGTCTATATTCGGGAGCAGgtaggggtcttttgggcaggctttgttgaggtcagCGTAGTCAGTACACATTCGCCACTttccatttgacttttttaccaagACGACATTGGCCAGCCATAATGGGTACTTAACCTCCCATATGAACCCCGCCTCAAGTAGGGCTTGTACCTGCTCTTCTACTGCCTGGGACCTTTCTGGGCCGAGCTTCCTACGCTTCTATTGAACTGGTCGAGCTCCAGGATATACGGCCAGTTTATGACACATTAGCCCAGAATCTATACCGGGCATGTCTGCATCCTTCCATGCAAAGAAGTCAGAATTATCCTTCAAGAATTGTATCAGTAGCTCTTTGAGATCCTCCTTCAGGGTTGCtcctatatttattatttagttcGGGTATCCCCAATCCGAACTTCTTTGATCTCCCATTCGGGTTGAGGACCAAGCTCGTCGCGAGCCCGAACTCCCCCAAGTTCGATAGCGTTGGCTTCTTTTCCTCTGGGGTTACCTTTgagcttcttttccttttatGGTGGTGATATTTTCTGGgattgggaacttcatgcatagatgtggagtgGAGACTACCACCGCGAGCTGATTTagcgttgtccgacctattagggcgttgtaggctgagctcatgtcgaccacgatgtagtcaaTGCTTAGCGTCATAGACCTTGTTTCTTTTCCAAAAGTTATTTGTAGTGAGATGTACCCCAGTGGCTGGATTGGGGCGTCTCCAAGTCCAAATAAGCTATTTGGGTATGTCCCTTGTGTTGGTGATGAACCGATCTAATTTTCCCTCTTGGgctaatttttctatgacattcttcaAGTCGTAGCACTCGTTAGTAGGGTGCCCATAGattcgatggtattcacaatactCTGTCCGACTTCCTCCCCTTTTGTGCTTAATCGGATGAGGGGGTGGGATCTTCTCTATATTGCATATCTTTTTGTAGACATCCATAAGGGACACCCagagaggggtgtaattgtggtactTTCTAGGTTTCTCTGTGGGTTGGTCTTCTTTTTCCCTAGACTCTTTATCCTTATTCTGAGATGGGTAAGAGAATCCAGATTTTGAGGCTTCCCCCAATTGACAGTTCTCCTTCATATTGATGTATTTTTTTGCCCGTTCTTGTACCTCGTTCAAAGATGTTAGGTGCTTATTGGATATAGAGTGGGTAAAAGGCCCTTTGCGTAGACCGTTGATAAGTCCCATAACTGCTGCTTCTGTAGAGAGATTCTGTATGTCCAAGCATGCTTTATTAAATCTCTCCATGTAACTACGGAGgctttcccgatctccttgcttaaCCCCTAGTAGGCTTGGAGCATGCATGGCCTTGTCCTTCTGGATGAAAAACCTAGCTAGGAACTTTTTGGCAAGGTCATCAAAGCTTGCAATTGACCTTAGTGGCAATCTGTTAAACCACTTAATTGCTGTTTTGGTCAAAGTGGTTGGGAAGGCTTTACAATGgattgcatctgaggcatctgtgAGATATATCCGACTACTaaaattgctgagatgatggcttggatctgaCGTTCCATCGTACTGGGTCATGTCGGGGGCTTTAAACTTctttgggactttagctttcatgatttccttTGTAAATAGGTCCTGGTCCTCATAAGGGCTATCTTCGCGATTGGATCAAGTGGCTTCgttttgagatcggcttcgagcTTAAGGAGCTTGTCTTCTAGCTCTCGACGCTTCCTTGTTTCCGTTCAAAGGTCCCTTTCGGCCTCTCACTGATGTTCGACCTCTTGTTCAAGTTGTTTAAGGCGATCCTGCTGTTCACGGATGGCATCTAAGATTTCCGTGTTTGGGGTTTTCTTGTCTCCCTTGGATTGATGTGTGTCCTTGGATGTGGCGTCCGTGTTTTTATTTGGTGTTATGTCCACCAAACCAAAGTTGTGATCGTTGTTCTgattgtccgccatggtgattgggatgacttccaggttccccagcaatggcgccaatgttccgagggttacctgaaactaaaggtcgatctcggacgagatcttctgtgctagTCAGTGCTGTTGTGTTTGACCTGGTGGAGTTGGAGATGCTgttgatccttcgtcaccggagggtggtggtacctgcaagagactctgatgtttaagttagcacgtgctttaggcaggttttttgtgtagaatcagagtatgagttatacttgggggttccagtgtatttatagtagtgtggagtgacctttctttagataagttagttatcttatcttatcttcggGTGAGGTCCGATGAAAGAAAAACGATTccacacaaaactcaccggtaAGTGTaacgggtcgcatcaagtagtaattactcatatgagtgaggttgatcccacagggattgatggattgagcaattttagttagatgatgaatttagttaagcaaacagttgatgatttgagtgaattgtgatcaacaaaagctaaattgcatgaaaataaaagggaGAAGGGAAATTGACAGAAAAGTAAAGTGCAAAgagtaaattgcatgaaacttaaagtgcaagtaatgtaaatgactgaaacttagattgcaagaaatgtaaattactgAATCTAAATTGCTGAGAAACTTAAATTGCTTGAAGAGTAAAGGGATTTGGGAGCTGGGATTCAGAATTTAATAAGAAAATGTGAAGTGCAATCAATCAGAGAAGTAGAAGATGAAATGAGTTGTAGAAAATCTAAACAGAAAgggaaaattgcttgaagaaacaaaacagaaagaaaacttagctcaattgtgaaatctgaaagagaaattaaagatcgAAGAGGAGAAATGAAATTAGAAAACAAATCTAGATCTCAATTTCTCCCTCGatcaaatagaaaataaattgtagaagaaatgtaaatgaaaCAGCAAATAAAACTCAGATCCAATTCCTCAATTCTCAGAATTATGCATAAGAAGAACAAAGATGAATTTCAAATCAAGACCTGAAACATAATTCTTTCAATCTCAATCCAagatttaaaacaaaaaatcagAAGTTTTAGAAGAAAGTAAAATGATACCTAGAGAGCAAGACTCATATCTAATCTCAGTTACAGAGCTCCAAAGGAAAACTAGagtcaaagaaaataaaaaaatttagctaAAAGTCAGAAGAAGGTCCTTTTCAAATCAAACtaacttctatttatacactttctattttttacttttagaaTTTGGAGTGGGCTTTTCAAATTGGTGAAGAAGTGGATCCAAGATGGGtttttttcattgaaattggACCATGGGTCCTAGCTCCAGTGGAGCGTTCGACTAAGTAAGGTATCGTAGCGCTCCCTTGCTTAGTGCCAAGCCTTCGAATCAAGCCTTGTGCCAAAGTAGCGCTCAGTGAATGATTTGAACGTAGCGGTACATGCTTGAGTTGGTCTCCACTTTCGAACCTTGCTGGCTTCATTTGCTAGCAATTTCCTCAGGCCAAAGTAGCGTTCAGTGAGGTTAAGCTACGTAGCGCTACTTTGCTTCCCTTATGTGCATGGTTTGAACCTTGGCTCCTTCATTGGCGAGTGTCGCGCCATGCTTTTATTTTGGTGGGTCACGAAAAAGTGAAAAGAGTTAACGTAGCGCTCTCTCCAATTGAGCGCTACCCTTGTTTTCTTTGGTTCCCTTAAGTGCTCCATTTGGGCACTCAACGTAGCTCTATGCTTGTAGCGAAGTGAGCGCTGTGCTCAATTAGAGAGCGCTGCCTCCCTTGCCCCTTGGTTTGGGTGATTGCCACGCTTTTATGTCATGGGTCAGGCTTTTCAAAGCGTGGCTTAAGGTCCAAAGCGTGCTCTAAgattccttttttctttttttcatcatttcttcacctacaagtaatcaaaacaaccaatcaaagcatcactaaattcacaagatTTCTAAATCATTCAAAAACCAACTAATTCTAGCTTAAACGTCATGATTTTGTGGCAAATAATTGATGGTTGATTGAATTGACATAATCATGCAAATCCACTCAAAATCACTTACttataatgcaagaaagtgcataaaacctaatgaaacaagtgaaaaatgcttgaaaagctagcataagatgacttgtcatcacaacaccaaacttaaaccttgcttgtccccaagcaagcactaaacataagaagaaatgaaatgaaACAGAGAAGCATGCATGTCCTTATTTAGCAGATCATTGAACTTGGTTCATGGAGTTTTAGGCAGACAAATGTAGCTCACTTATTCTTAGCTGATAGATAAGAAATGTTTCCTTAAAGGctcatggtgcacgaaattgcaatcacacttttgcaatcccgcacaactaaccagcaagtgcactgggtcgtccaagtaataccttacgtgagtaagggtcgatcccacggagattgttggcttgaagcaagctatggttatcttgtaaatcttagtcaggatgtcagaaattatcagggttgattgtgaaaagcaaaagaacatgaaataagtacttgttatgcagtaatagagaataggttgaggttttggagatgctccatcttctgaatctctgctttcctactgtcttcttcatcaaacacgcaaggctccttccatggcaagctgtatgtagggtttcaccgttgtcaatggctacctcccatcctctcagtggaaatgttcaacgcaccctgtcacggcacggctatccatctgtcggttctcaatcaggccggaatagaatccaatgattcttttgcgtctgtcactaacgccccgccctcaggagtttgaagttcgtcacagtcattcaatcattgaatcctactcagaataccacagacaaggtttagaccttccggattctcttgaatgccgccatcaattctagcttataccacgaagattctgattaaagaatccaagagatatctactcaatctaaagtagaacggaggtggttgtcaggcacgcgttcatagttgagaatatgatgagtgtcacgggtcatcacattcatccgggttaagagcaagtgatatcttagaacggaagcaagcatgattgaataagaaacagtagtaattgcattaatccatcaagacacaacagagctcctcacccccaaccatggggtttagagactcatgctgtaagaagtacacaaagaaacgtgtaaagtgtcatgaggtacagatacaatgtcaaaagatcctattaatagtgaactagtaacctagggtatacaggaatgagtaaatgacgtaaaaatccacttctgggtccacttagtgtgtgcttgggctgagcattgaagctttcatgtgtagagaccttttctggagttaaacgccagctttcatgccagtttgggcgtttaactccaatttttgtgccagttccagcgttaaacgctggaaattctgaggctgacttgcaacgccggtttgggccctcaaacctcggacaaagtatggactattatacattgctggaaagcccagaatgtctactttccaatgccgttgagagcgcgccaattgggcttctgtagcttcagaaaatccacttcgagtgcagggaggtcagaatccaacagcatctgcagtccttttcagcctttaaatcagatttttgctcagatccctcaatttcagccagaaaatacctgaaatcacagaaaaacacacaaactcatagtaaagtccaggaaagtgaattttaactaaaaactaataaaaatatactaaaaactaactaaatcatactaaaaacatactaaaaacaatgccaaaaagcgtataaattatccgctcatcagctcaCTAGAGTTGCTGCTATAATGCCTTGCTTTTTGATTGATCCCTGttagctttttctttctttcttttgcttagaAAGCTTATTTCTTAATGAAAGCTTGGTGACAAGTGCTGCAAAAGCCCTTTGGCTTAATTTTGCTCAACACTTCTtaaccacagacacatggctcacaaTTTCTTCCTaggaacattgatgcccagcatctctttggattaCTAAATGCTTTGTAACTAGGTttctcttgataatggactttcgGTTGgcaatcccggattagttaatccaagtggCCAAGTTTTAAAATACTCCTTAGAACCTAattgtccaagcatatcctagtacaaaaacaccacaggcatatgtcctaaggtccaagctattggtgtctagccttattttttgtttctttgccAATCCTTggcttttctctttcttttccttcttacTTTGCTTTATTCTCAAGGGATATTCATTGATAAAAGGTTGTATACCAGCAACCTAATTCACACTGCAAGGAACATTTTATTATACAGCTTTTATCATTGAGCTAATCATTAAATCAAATAAGTACCACCACTGAATTTCATTCTAATTCCAACAACTTTGGACAATCACTTTCTGTttcaaacatttttcttttattcatgtAGAAGGGAACAAAATAGAATTTAAGCTATTGAGTTATGACAAGCACAATGCAAATCACTTGTAAGAAAACTACTTAGAATATAAAGGTGCAAAACATAAAGCAtttggaggcatatcatgtttcaaaTATGCATCATCCCTATTTAATTGAAAAACTTGAACGAAACTCAACCACCTCCTAATTGTCGTGTTCCTTGCtcctgcttgattctcctttcttcttcctcttcttgtgtGCTTCTTGAGGTTCTTCAGCAGGGCACCTACGGTCCCAAATTTCGTCCACTTGACCTGAAAGTCCAGCATTCTCCAGTCCTTGCCGCATGTGTGCTATATTTTTATTGACTTGTGCTCTCTGCTGCTCTATAATATCTGGACATTGggcaaatggcttgatctctTGGTTCAATGTTGGCATGCTATAGACTACATAGTCCAACTGATTCTT includes:
- the LOC130934045 gene encoding uncharacterized protein LOC130934045, which encodes MKAKVPKKFKAPDMTQYDGTSDPSHHLSNFSSRIYLTDASDAIHCKAFPTTLTKTAIKWFNRLPLRSIASFDDLAKKFLARFFIQKDKAMHAPSLLGVKQGDRESLRSYMERFNKACLDIQNLSTEAAVMGLINGLRKGPFTHSISNKHLTSLNEVQERAKKYINMKENCQLGEASKSGFSYPSQNKDKESREKEDQPTEKPRKYHNYTPLWVSLMDVYKKICNIEKIPPPHPIKHKRGGSRTEYCEYHRIYGHPTNECYDLKNVIEKLAQEGKLDRFITNTRDIPK